The proteins below come from a single Stomoxys calcitrans chromosome 1, idStoCalc2.1, whole genome shotgun sequence genomic window:
- the LOC106093888 gene encoding uncharacterized protein LOC106093888 — MAKSIQHYDLAMPLNDTVVCAKQSREAQNNTEHNNNLQFSEQNRGRIEQPKQSPNTERTLCGGKFPIRATVKHLYGGRLPDSYERAAKNIRWCMTTIITRTIRRNKQKLKFANYILCKLKERERKHFKKITTKIFCAGHPSAKGKCVTYTERTSKVVQVLREEKEHHISTRLQIGEPSSLPLSSGKERVYAHNLFKN; from the exons ATGGCAAAATCTATACAACACTACGACCTTGCAATGCCCTTGAATGACACTGTTGTGTGCGCAAAGCAGAGCAGAGAAGCGCAAAATAATACCGAACACAACAACAATTTACAATTTAGTGAGCAGAACAGAGGGAGAATTGAACAGCCAAAACAGAGCCCGAATACAGAAAGAACATTGTGCGGCGGCAAATTCCCAATACGGGCCACCGTAAAACATTTGTATGGCGGGCGGCTACCAGACTCATACGAACGTGCGGCCAAAAATATTCGGTGGTGTATGACAACAATTATTACAAGAACAATTCGacgaaacaagcaaaaatt AAAATTCGCGAATTACATCCTCTGCAAACTGAAAG AGAGGGAGAGAAAACACTTtaaaaaaatcacaacaaaaatattttgtgctGGTCATCCTAGTGCTAAGGGAAAGTGTGTCACATACACCGAAAGGACATCAAAGGTTGTCCAGGTTCTGAGAGAAGAGAAAGAGCACCATATCTCAACTCGCCTTCAAATAGGAGAGCCATCATCGTTGCCGCTGTCATCTGGCAAAGAGCGCGTGTACGCGCATAATTTGTTTAAGAATTAA